Proteins found in one Gammaproteobacteria bacterium genomic segment:
- a CDS encoding response regulator: protein MPAKRRLLLIDTSDSARAILFKEISGRAPDLDIIACANGKEAMTAVKRYEFEIITTGITLPDIDGYALIEQIRQTPKNKETAIFVVSGDTEPRIVGGDMEDTDAVTAYFDKADGTKPLVNFILNFLGTQNELPVRILYVDKSATSTAITTGILEKNGIEYFHFRDAGEVIEFLKQDLADNGNCSIDVMITDLMLTSDVNGYELIQTIRNELELDYLTLPILLMTIEPGEDERTDFTAIFGAGTNDFITKPIDEEDLLTRLQTLVNIKRQSEALNP, encoded by the coding sequence ATGCCCGCAAAACGTCGACTATTACTGATTGATACTTCAGATTCAGCACGCGCGATTCTTTTCAAGGAAATCTCGGGCCGCGCACCCGATCTTGACATCATCGCCTGCGCTAACGGCAAGGAGGCAATGACGGCTGTCAAACGGTACGAATTTGAAATCATCACTACCGGTATCACGCTACCCGATATCGATGGTTATGCATTAATCGAGCAGATTCGACAAACGCCAAAGAATAAAGAAACCGCCATTTTCGTCGTCTCGGGTGACACCGAACCTCGCATTGTGGGTGGCGACATGGAAGACACCGACGCCGTAACGGCTTACTTCGACAAGGCCGATGGGACGAAACCACTGGTTAACTTCATTCTTAACTTCCTTGGAACGCAGAACGAGTTACCGGTTCGAATTCTATACGTCGATAAAAGTGCCACCTCAACCGCCATCACCACCGGAATACTTGAAAAAAACGGCATCGAGTATTTCCATTTTCGTGACGCCGGTGAAGTGATCGAATTTCTCAAACAGGACCTGGCTGACAATGGCAACTGTAGTATCGATGTCATGATTACTGACCTGATGCTGACCAGCGACGTGAACGGCTACGAATTGATCCAGACCATCCGTAACGAACTTGAACTTGACTACCTCACGCTGCCGATTCTGCTGATGACTATCGAACCCGGCGAGGACGAACGCACCGATTTCACAGCAATATTCGGCGCCGGAACAAATGATTTCATTACCAAGCCGATCGACGAAGAAGATTTACTGACACGCCTGCAGACGCTGGTCAATATCAAACGCCAAAGCGAAGCATTAAATCCCTGA
- a CDS encoding peptidylprolyl isomerase, with the protein MTISQQKVVTIHYKVVDVASDEVIDSSEGDDPMTYLHGARNIIPGLEQELEGKAVGEEFEVTVEPGEAYGEYSEDRVQVVPKEAFQEMETIEPGMMVTSQTDQGQINLVVTEVDEATVTVDANHPLAGKSLKFSVKVEAVRDASEEELAHGHVHGPGGHDH; encoded by the coding sequence ATGACTATTAGCCAACAGAAGGTTGTCACGATCCATTACAAGGTTGTCGATGTTGCCAGCGATGAAGTTATTGATTCATCCGAGGGCGATGATCCGATGACTTACCTGCATGGTGCCAGAAACATTATTCCGGGACTCGAGCAGGAGTTGGAGGGGAAGGCGGTTGGAGAGGAATTCGAAGTCACGGTGGAACCGGGTGAGGCCTACGGCGAGTATAGTGAAGACCGCGTTCAGGTCGTGCCAAAAGAAGCTTTTCAGGAAATGGAAACGATAGAACCCGGCATGATGGTCACCTCGCAAACCGACCAGGGCCAGATCAACCTGGTTGTCACCGAAGTCGATGAAGCCACGGTGACGGTCGATGCCAATCATCCGCTTGCTGGCAAATCGTTAAAATTCAGTGTCAAGGTCGAGGCGGTACGCGATGCCAGCGAGGAAGAACTGGCGCACGGCCATGTGCACGGACCGGGAGGTCACGACCACTAG